A window of Xenopus laevis strain J_2021 chromosome 1L, Xenopus_laevis_v10.1, whole genome shotgun sequence genomic DNA:
CCTGTACGATTCGTCATTTTCCGGCATTTCCACTAATGACCTCCAGATAGCGCGACCTCTACTTCCGGGGATGCGCATGTTGTAGCCAGCCCTTCAACTTTCCTGTACCTGCATCTGATCAGCACAAGAATCCATCGCAAGATGTTCCGCCTGGAAGGACTTGGCCCGAAGTGTGACCCAGAGGAGCTGCGGAAAAAGATGCGGCAAGACGTGCTGACCTCAGTTCGTAATTTTCTGATATACGTGGCCCTCCTGAAAATCAGTGAGTGAGGGGCGCGGGCAGTAAGAGTGTTGAAATGTTCCACATATTTGATTGAAAGAAAATACACGGATCCAATGTTTCACGCAGCATTTGTTGCAGGCTTGCAGCTGTATGAGAGCGGCTTTGCACAAGAGACTTCCCATTGAGGGACCGCTTATGTTATGTGTATAGCAttaccagggccgggccaaggttttgtggcaccctaggcaagggctttaatCAGTGCCTCTCCACCCGGtattgcattaccatttcccaccttaccattcatattgccccctgtacctgtaccagcagtcattgtgttgccccatgtacctgtgccaatggcagtcaatccctcagattgctcccaagcccccaatctgtacctatgcaggcagcagccaaaaaaagccATTATATTGCC
This region includes:
- the LOC108713390 gene encoding mitochondrial import receptor subunit TOM5 homolog; translation: MFRLEGLGPKCDPEELRKKMRQDVLTSVRNFLIYVALLKITPFVLKKLDSI